In Drosophila innubila isolate TH190305 chromosome 2L unlocalized genomic scaffold, UK_Dinn_1.0 5_B_2L, whole genome shotgun sequence, a single window of DNA contains:
- the LOC117782613 gene encoding uncharacterized protein LOC117782613, which yields MVSRERASSKEPSQPLDSDILLSTSSVLSPIEVSNESEATSSSVRSKRAVDSSISESKGCDGPPAKRQRTKFNPKTEMTAFESAMLAATIEANEKRTKEMVRFGSERNENSLRFQEKCLELLEKHLSK from the coding sequence atggTCTCTCGAGAACGGGCTTCAAGTAAGGAGCCATCGCAACCCTTGGACTCCGATATACTGCTGTCCACCTCTAGTGTGCTGTCGCCAATAGAAGTGAGCAACGAATCTGAGGCTACAAGCTCGTCCGTAAGGAGTAAAAGAGCAGTGGACAGCAGTATATCGGAGTCCAAGGGTTGCGATGGGCCACCTGCGAAGAGGCAAAGGACCAAGTTTAACCCAAAAACGGAGATGACTGCGTTTGAGTCGGCCATGCTCGCTGCCACCATCGAGGCGAATGAAAAGCGGACAAAAGAGATGGTGCGCTTCGGCTCCGAGCGAAATGAAAACTCGCTGCGGTTTCAAGAAAAATGTCTGGAGCTCTTGGAAAAACATTtgagcaaataa